The following proteins are encoded in a genomic region of Candidatus Eisenbacteria bacterium:
- a CDS encoding HAD-IC family P-type ATPase: protein DEVRAQLLPEEKVLALRELLHRWPALAMVGDGVNDAPALATATVGVAMGGAGTDVALDTADVVLMRDDLRGIPFSLWLARKSQRVVTQSLAFAFAMIGVLVIATLSGVLPLWLAVVCHEGSTLLVIANGVRLLGMRHPDVS from the coding sequence CGGACGAGGTGCGCGCTCAGCTCCTTCCGGAAGAGAAGGTGCTCGCGCTGCGCGAGCTCCTCCACCGGTGGCCCGCGCTCGCGATGGTGGGAGACGGGGTGAACGACGCTCCCGCGCTCGCCACGGCGACCGTGGGGGTCGCGATGGGAGGCGCCGGGACGGACGTGGCGCTCGACACGGCGGACGTCGTGCTGATGCGGGACGACCTACGCGGGATTCCCTTCTCGCTCTGGCTCGCGCGGAAGTCCCAGCGCGTCGTGACGCAGAGCCTCGCCTTCGCGTTCGCGATGATCGGGGTGCTGGTGATCGCGACCTTGAGCGGCGTCCTTCCGCTCTGGCTCGCGGTGGTCTGTCACGAGGGGAGCACGCTGCTCGTGATCGCGAACGGGGTGCGGCTGCTGGGGATGCGACATCCGGACGTGAGTTGA